One Panicum virgatum strain AP13 chromosome 3N, P.virgatum_v5, whole genome shotgun sequence DNA segment encodes these proteins:
- the LOC120666681 gene encoding G-type lectin S-receptor-like serine/threonine-protein kinase At2g19130, with protein MAGSQDWILVYSQPRAQCDVYAVCGPFAVCNDDALPSCTCTKGFSVRSPEDWELDDRTGGCIRNTPLDCITKGRSTRSTDKFLTLPCVSLAQTMRRIEDAQSIGVCAQVCLDNCSCTAYSFSNSTCSVWHGELLNIRQIQCSSIGNSNGETLYLRLAAKDIQGLEKNKRVFIIAIATGTSVAAIGLFAFAMLIMIRRNKRSFVHISNTAQDCNGIIAFPYNALELGTKNFSEKIGEGGFGSVFKGFLNKSIAIAVKKLDQHAYHGEKQFRAEVSSIGIIQHINLVKLIGFCCEGARRLLVYEYMPNGSLATHLFQSHATVLTWSNRYQIALGVARGLAYLHEKCRECIIHCDIKPENILLNDSYVPKIADFGLAKFLGRDFSRVITTMRGTIGYLAPEWISGVAITPKVDVYAYGMVLLEIVSGKRNSSVSCSCGSNHDIYYPVHVAREIIGGDVRSLLDNRLCGEVNLKEAEIACKVACWCIQDDEFDRPTMGEVVQILEGLLEVNIPPMPRLLQTIAGSSNYSTCC; from the coding sequence GTTCACAGGATTGGATATTGGTGTACTCGCAACCAAGAGCTCAATGCGATGTGTATGCAGTCTGTGGGCCTTTTGCAGTTTGCAATGATGATGCCCTTCCTTCCTGCACTTGTACAAAGGGGTTCTCCGTAAGATCCCCTGAGGATTGGGAGCTAGATGATCGAACAGGAGGATGCATTAGGAATACTCCACTAGATTGCATTACAAAGGGACGCTCAACAAGATCCACAGACAAGTTCTTAACTTTACCATGTGTTAGTTTGGCTCAAACTATGCGCAGAATAGAAGATGCTCAAAGCATAGGTGTCTGTGCTCAGGTCTGCTTGGATAATTGCTCTTGCACTGCATATTCCTTCAGCAACAGTACATGCTCTGTTTGGCATGGAGAATTGTTGAACATAAGGCAAATACAGTGTAGTAGCATTGGAAATTCAAATGGAGAGACTCTTTACCTTCGCCTTGCTGCTAAGGATATTCAAGGTTTAGAGAAAAACAAAAGAGTGTTTATTATTGCAATTGCCACTGGCACAAGTGTCGCTGCTATAGGTCTCTTTGCATTCGCCATGCTAATAATGATTCGCAGAAACAAAAGGAGTTTCGTTCATATATCAAATACTGCTCAAGATTGCAACGGAATTATCGCATTCCCATATAATGCTTTGGAACTTGGAACTAAAAATTTCTCAGAGAAGATAGGGGAAGGTGGGTTTGGTTCTGTATTCAAGGGGTTTCTGAATAAATCGATAGCCATAgctgtgaagaagcttgatCAACATGCTTATCATGGAGAGAAGCAATTTAGAGCTGAAGTCAGCTCGATTGGAATCATCCAGCATATCaatttagtcaaattaattGGTTTTTGTTGTGAAGGTGCTAGAAGGTTACTTGTTTATGAGTACATGCCAAATGGATCTCTTGCTACCCATCTTTTCCAAAGTCATGCTACAGTACTAACATGGAGTAATAGGTATCAAATAGCTTTGGGAGTTGCTAGAGGATTGGCCTACTTGCATGAGAAATGCCGAGAGTGCATCATACACTGTGACATCAAGCCAGAAAACATTCTTCTTAACGATTCATATGTTCCAAAAATTGCAGATTTTGGGCTGGCCAAGTTTTTGGGAAGAGATTTTAGCCGAGTCATAACTACTATGAGAGGAACTATAGGATACCTTGCACCGGAGTGGATCAGCGGAGTGGCTATTACACCAAAAGTAGATGTTTATGCCTATGGGATGGTCTTACTGGAAATTGTATCTGGAAAGAGGAACTCAAGTGTTTCGTGTTCTTGTGGTAGCAATCATGACATCTATTACCCCGTACATGTTGCACGGGAGATCATCGGCGGAGATGTTAGGAGCTTGCTGGACAACAGATTGTGTGGCGAAGTGAATTTGAAGGAGGCTGAAATAGCCTGCAAGGTTGCATGTTGGTGCATT